The Anas platyrhynchos isolate ZD024472 breed Pekin duck chromosome 3, IASCAAS_PekinDuck_T2T, whole genome shotgun sequence genome includes a window with the following:
- the BROX gene encoding BRO1 domain-containing protein BROX encodes MTHWFHRNPLKATAPVPFNFYGVATTPAASKICNDLRLSRTRLLELFTDSSCNPEMMKNATDLYFSLLQGFILSLDGSSQECKLRYIQNFKWTDTLQGHVPSAQQDAVFELVSMGFNVALWYTKYASRLAGKEDITEDEAKDVHRSLKIAAGIFKHLKESHIPKLITPVEKGRDLEARLIDSYIIQCQAEAQEVTIARAIELKHNPGLIAALAYETANFYQKADQTLSSLDPAYAGKWRKYLNLKTCFYMAYAYCYHGQTLLASDKCGEAIRSLQESEKFFAKAEALCKEYGETKGPGTTAKPSGHLFFRKLGTLIKNTLEKCQRENGFIYFQKVPAEAPQLELKANYGLVEPVPFEFPALNAHWTPETLNAFDLTKRPKDDTAKPKPDEEVKPLKEPDIKPQKDSGCQIS; translated from the exons TGATCTGCGATTGTCTCGAACGCGACTATTGGAGCTATTTACAGACTCGAGTTGTAATCCAGAAATGATGAAGAACGCAACTGATTTGTACTTCTCACTCTTACAAG GTTTTATCCTCTCACTGGATGGCTCTTCCCAAGAATGCAAGTTGCGATATATTCAGAACTTTAAGTGGACAGATACATTACAAGGGCATGTTCCAAG tgcCCAGCAGGATGCAGTATTTGAACTGGTTTCCATGGGTTTTAATGTAGCTCTGTGGTACACAAAATATGCATCAAGACTTGCTGGAAAAGAAGa TATAACAGAAGATGAAGCAAAAGATGTTCACAGAAGTCTGAAGATAGCAGCTGGGATCTTTAAACATTTGAAG GAAAGCCATATTCCAAAATTGATTACACCtgtagaaaaaggaagagatttgGAAGCTCGACTTATAGACTCTTACATCATACAGTGCCAAGCAGAAGCTCAAGAAG tgacaATTGCTCGGGCTATTGAGCTGAAACACAATCCAGGTCTAATAGCTGCTCTTGCTTATGAAACAGCTAACTTTTACCAAAAAGCTG ATCAAACGTTATCCAGTTTGGATCCAGCCTATGCAGGTAAATGGAGGAAGTATTTAAACTTGAAGACCTGTTTCTATATGGCCTAT GCGTACTGTTACCATGGTCAAACTTTGCTGGCCAGTGATAAATGTGGGGAAGCAATTAGATCTCTCCAAGAATCAGAGAAAT TTTTTGCCAAGGCTGAAGCATTGTGCAAAGAATATGGAGAAACCAAAGGGCCTGGGACTACTGCCAAACCTTCTGGACATCTCTTCTTTAGGAAACTAGGAACTTTGATCAAGAACACACTAGAAAAATGCCAGAGAGAGAATGGGTTCAT CTATTTTCAGAAGGTGCCAGCAGAGGCTCCCCAGCtggaactaaaagcaaactatgGCCTAGTAGAGCCTGTTCCTTTTGAATTTCCTGCACTGAATGCACACTGGACTCCTGAAACACTTAATGCATTTGATCTCACCAAGAGGCCAAAGGATGACACT GCTAAACCAAAACCAGATGAAGAAGTAAAGCCTCTGAAGGAACCAGATATAAAGCCTCAAAAAGACAGTGGATGCCAGATTTCTTAA